The sequence below is a genomic window from Lolium perenne isolate Kyuss_39 chromosome 7, Kyuss_2.0, whole genome shotgun sequence.
aatgttttatccctagtggcaacaacacaacacaaccttagaactttctgtcactgtcccaggtgtcaatgcaggcatgaacccactatcgagcataaatactccctcttggagttacaagcatctacttggccagagcatctactagtaacggaaagcatgcaagatcataaacaacacgtagatataactttgataatcaacataacaagtattctctattcatcggatcccaacaaacgcaacatatagaattacagatagatgatcttgatcatgttaggcagctcacaagatccgacaatgatagcacaatggggagaagacagccatctagctactgctatggacccatagtccaggggtagactactcactcatcacaccggaggcgaccatggcggcgtagagtcctccgggagatgattcccctctccggcagggtgccggaggtgatctcctggatcacccgagatgggatcggcgttggcggcgtctctggaaggttttccgtatcgtggctctcggtactgggggtttcgtcacggaggctttaagtaggcggaagggtaggtcaagaggcggctcggggggcccaaaccataggccggcgcggccaggggtggggccgcgccgccctagggtttggccaccccgtggcccctcttcgtttcgtcttcggacttctggaagcttcgtggaaaaataggcccctgggcgttgatttcgtccaattccgagaatatttccttactaggatttctgaaaccaaaaacagcagaaacaaagaatcggcacttcggcatcttgttaataggttagttccagaaaatgcacgaatatgacataaagtgtgcataaaacatgtagataacatcaataatgtggcatggaacataagaaattatcgatacgtcggagacgtatcatgcggccaccttggtgtgttggggtggccggccccctccccttggtccctcattatataggtggaagccccaagtgttgtactacaagtcttcgaataagacccgaacccaaaaccttccatgtgatagggaaacctacccaaggtgggaatcccacttggggtgggattcccccccttccatgtggggggttggccggcccccttggtggagaccaaggtggactccaccctcctagggttggccggccatgggaggtggagtccctccgggactccgccttcctcggtggtttcttccggacttttctagaaccttctagaaccttccatagaaccttccggatcattttaaatcttataaaatgactttctatatattaatcttattctccggaccattccgggactcctcgtgatgtccgggatcttatccgggggactccgaacaaatattcgaactccattccatattcaagttctaccatttcagcatccaactttaagtgtgtcaccctacggttcgcgaactatgcggacatggttgagtactcactccgaccaataaccaatagcgggatctggagatccataatggctcccacatattcaacgatgattttagtgatcgaatgaaccattcacatacgataccaattccctttgtcacgcgatattttacttgtccgaggtttgatcatcggtatcactctataccttgttcaatctcgtctcctgacaagtactctttactcgtaccgtggtatgtggtctcttatgaacttattcatatgcttgcaagacattagacgatattccaccgagagggcccaaagtatatctatccgtcatcgggatggacaaatcccactgttgatccatatgcctcaactcatacttttcggatacttaatcccacctttataaccacccatttacgcagtggcgtttggtgtaatcaaagtacctttccggtataagtgatttacatgatctcatggtcataaggactaggtaactatgtatcgaaagcttatagcaaaaaacttaatgacgtgatcttatactacgcttaattgggtgtgtccattacatcattcatacaatgacataaccttgttattaataacatccaatgttcatgattatgaaactaatcatccattaatcaacaagctagttaagaggcatactagggactctttgttgtttacatatcacacatgtactaatgtttcggttaatacaattatagcatggtatataaacatttatcataaacataaagatatataataaccacttttattattgcctcttgggcatatctccttcaggttcTGTTATACTGTTAACTAATTTAGAGGCCTAAGGCGGTTGTAAAAAAAaagttttttcgataaagggaatatattaatatcaaaagataccaattacaccgagcctctgcaacaacacaccaccctaatggcactacggatacacacagccaaaaaagaaaaaaaaaactaagaaacaaaagtcccgctacagtatctcgggcgtaacaacagcaatacatccaccgccaagacaacacctgaaatacagactctccaaaaacaacGCCTTCAAGgagggaacagtgctctaacaccgtcatcgcccgatcaaagatcttaggttttcaccctgaagatagtccccgctctcaaaacaatgcctccaacaaggtcattgccaggcacaaccagttaaggccagaccttgggttttcaccctgaaaggtagaactctgaacttcacctgtgttgtcgccaccactttcataccgctgctgtgaagcccggaacaccaagccagtTCCATCTCACCACCAAGATCCGACCACCATTGCTCTTCCACCAATCTTGACTTTCATGACCTTCTCCACtagcaccatggaaagaaaacaagctccatgatattaacagccagcagagcttcgaagcgctccctctgaaaccaaatggtcagataaaaaaacatgggtgcgctcgaccgaaaacacccaatccagcaatcttcaggccttgatcgcacaatgaatttcgccgatagaaccatccagaacacgatAATCCAGCAAGCTCGATGGGAAGAAGCTTCCGAACGATCTTCACTTGGCGCGAGAGAAACCCTAGGGCTGCCACCTTTATTAGGCAGAACGGCCGgccccctcgccgccgcccgccggcaaCCTGCTCTGCCGCGGACGCCGCACTCTACCAGCGGCCATGAGGCAGCAAAGAGAACGGCGACGACCAAGCAGGGTCGACCCCGACCGGACCGGCCCAGCCATGCAACGAAGAAGACCGGATAAGCACGGGAATCACCCAGTTCAAGATCTGGAGTTTTCCCCAACGCCACCCAATCTGGCCTAGATCTTCACCGCCGGTCAAGGCGCCGCCGGAGGAGTCTCCGCCACCACCCCGAccaggggcgccgccctagtCGCTGCACGCAGATGAGTCACCACCACCGCCCTAGCAGCCATGGCGCAGATCTCCGGCGTCCACCACCCCAGTCCACCTTCGGGGGCTGGGCTCGCCGCCACCGCAGCaagggccggcggcagcggcggctagcGGAGCAGGCGGAGGGGgctgtgggcggcggcggcgtggtatCGCCCCGGTGTCGCCCTAGGGGAGCGACACGGGAGCGTAACCTTTCTTGacagctcaaaaaaaaaaaaaagtagagGTCTATGGAAGGTATGCCTTCCCGACCATTCCAGATGTGCCCATAAAATCGCCGGTTTCCGAGCCGGAGACAAAGACATCCCCGGCCGTGGATTTGTTTTTTTAGGAATGTAATCTTGTTTCACATTTATACCAGTTTTAGAGCGTTTGCCATACCAGGTGACCTAGGCTACCTAGCCATATATAAACACGGAAGACTCTCGATCGATCCGGCCTGCATctcatctccaccggcggcggcaTGAGCGGCCGCGATCTCTTCGGCGCGCTGCAGGATGATCTCATCCAGCACGTGCTCTCCTTCCTGCCCTCTCGCGAGGCGGTGAAGTCGGCCACGCTCGCCCGTCGTTGGCGCCACCTGTGGAGATCAACGCCCGCCGTCCGCGTCAACGGCTCCGGCGAAAAATTTCGCCTGTTCGTCAACAGCCTGCTGCTCCACCGTGATGGCGCCTCGCCGCTGCACTCGTTCGAGATCGAAGCCAACCTGTTGGTAGGCGGGGAGGACTTCGACGAGTTTAGCGACTACGAGTTCGACCCGCGCGAGGTCGACCCTCACGTCGACCTCTGGATCAGGCACGCCGTGTGGACTTGCCGTGCCCGCTCCCTCGTCGCCCGCTTCCAAGATAGCCCCGTAATGTGGTGGCCTCAGAACCGGCAGTCATCAGCTTTTCCGCACCGGCAGCAACCATTCGCCTCCCCGCACCTGACGACGATGCACCTCCACCGCGTCCAACTCCACCACGACCATCTCCTCGACTTCTCCCCCTGCCGGGCGCTTCTGAACCTCACCCTAAGCGAGTGCATTCTCGACGGCGACGCCCTGCTATCTCCCTGGCTGGAGCGCCTCTCTATCATCGGCTGCGGCACTGGGATCCACCCGAGCAAACATGGCCCCATGGGGATGAGGATTGCCACGCCCAGACTCCGTCATCTGCAGCTGTCCGATGACTACGACGAGGACTGCTTCTCCAGAGACATGTATGATTATACTGATCTGTCGTCATCTCTCGAGAGCATGCCCTTGTTGACCAGTGCCAGCATCCAGCTTATCGGCACCACCACCTTTGATGATGATCATGCCACTGCCGAGCGCCCTTTGCTTCTGCATGGCTTGGCGGAGGCCACCAGCCTGGAGCTCATAGCCTCCACGGAAGATGGAAGGGTTTGTCAAATACTACTACTACAAGCTTAAATTGTTTTGTTCGGATTACATAATTATTAGTTGCCTCTGGTCGATCTGGTGTCACTTT
It includes:
- the LOC139830056 gene encoding putative F-box/LRR-repeat protein At3g18150 — encoded protein: MSGRDLFGALQDDLIQHVLSFLPSREAVKSATLARRWRHLWRSTPAVRVNGSGEKFRLFVNSLLLHRDGASPLHSFEIEANLLVGGEDFDEFSDYEFDPREVDPHVDLWIRHAVWTCRARSLVARFQDSPVMWWPQNRQSSAFPHRQQPFASPHLTTMHLHRVQLHHDHLLDFSPCRALLNLTLSECILDGDALLSPWLERLSIIGCGTGIHPSKHGPMGMRIATPRLRHLQLSDDYDEDCFSRDMYDYTDLSSSLESMPLLTSASIQLIGTTTFDDDHATAERPLLLHGLAEATSLELIASTEDGRVCQILLLQA